In Staphylococcus saccharolyticus, one genomic interval encodes:
- the ausB gene encoding aureusimine biosynthesis 4'-phosphopantetheinyl transferase AusB, whose product MQVYITKMPKYLSEIEKLLGKSHRALKKPARVQYRFLKDQLMHRIGDVIVQYSIEQWSGLKTDEWEYSITSDGKVEIQSHLNLYVNLSYSYPYITCIIDECPIGIDIEELKTLDYYSLAQHFSINELNQVFTLKDFFDIWTKKESYTKLIGEGLKKGLDYYDVTQHLYYLNERVKFKSYDYGSRLIQICHISKTKLNIEEISIYQLM is encoded by the coding sequence ATGCAAGTATATATTACGAAGATGCCAAAGTATTTAAGCGAAATTGAGAAGCTATTAGGTAAAAGTCATCGAGCTTTGAAAAAACCGGCACGAGTACAATATCGATTTTTAAAAGATCAATTAATGCATCGTATCGGTGATGTAATCGTTCAATATAGTATTGAACAATGGAGTGGCTTAAAGACTGATGAATGGGAATACAGTATAACTTCTGATGGTAAAGTTGAGATACAAAGCCACCTCAATTTATACGTGAATCTTTCATACAGTTATCCTTATATAACGTGTATCATTGATGAGTGCCCAATTGGTATTGATATCGAAGAATTAAAAACTTTGGACTATTACAGTTTGGCGCAACATTTTTCTATTAATGAGTTAAACCAAGTATTTACATTAAAAGATTTCTTTGATATTTGGACTAAAAAAGAAAGTTACACTAAATTAATAGGTGAAGGTTTAAAAAAAGGTTTAGATTACTACGATGTAACGCAACATTTGTATTATTTAAATGAACGAGTTAAATTTAAATCATACGATTATGGTTCAAGGTTAATTCAAATATGTCATATCAGTAAAACAAAGCTAAACATAGAAGAAATTTCTATTTATCAATTAATGTAA
- the ausA gene encoding aureusimine non-ribosomal peptide synthetase AusA, with translation MSIEALHFQKYFYFKYLRQSSSKHRMTYWVRLDNEIERHRLMYALLGVIQHQPILRTQFVTDDINQLRVNIREFFPFIEIKEIKESSKNLDIEVFFKNELNSYYFNQLPLFNFKIYQFLDDAYLLLDFHSTIFDESQFNDFLRQLNTAYAHSLCHEHSVSDFYNMIKEMNEETELVAHQSKNFKVLNADHDNYAYMPVRNASEKKKMRSIYTPLSSLDVNQLIVSTYLANHFMSQSSEVTLGIHFPMEYEKEDEMMLPNTSIAPLNMNIDQNATVESIITECHKILEGFKKYGVSFVTQPKAEMLEIETMVHIATVHQQFELNHICHHLNRLYSETSSLADLEIYPHVQGGFDLVYNAHAYDDLTVNTLIKLISSIYMQITQNSSLSVKEIQLSDQIDLTKYDMINQQNDDLNIDTGSYETVVERFEYQVQQHPESIALIFEQQLMTYNELNQHANLLAQRLRSTYRIEPNDTVALIADRSLEMIVGMLGILKAGAGYLPIDPDYPDERTNYIIEDARPKAIVTYHTTLQSDLPKVKLETLEWSMAHHIDNPRRINSTEDIAYVIYTSGTTGRPKGTLVPHRGIDRLVHKPNYVKLNETTTVLLSGTVAFDAATFEIYGALLNGGRLVITSKDTLLNPTLLGQAIAENKVNTMWLTSSLFNQIASERIEALESLTYLLIGGEVLNAKWVHLLNSRERHPQIINGYGPTENTTFTTTFAIPPELPSRIPIGLPISGTTVYVMQGERICGVGVPGELCIGGAGLAKGYLNQPELTAERFIQSPFKNETLYRSGDLVRLQEDGNIDYISRIDKQVKIRGFRIELSEIEKVIEAIRDINKAVVIVREQDQDKQIVAYYEASQSQSTSQLKDILSETLPDYMIPVHFMKVDRIPITINGKLDKRALPEIETVDNDNYVAPRNDIERIVCRIFEEILHVDQVGIKDNFFELGGHSLRATLVVNRIEEQLKKRLKVGDLMKSPTVEQIVEQIEEIQNDVYEVIPKVEEAYQYELSASQKSMYLLWSVNPEDTVYNIPFLWRLTSELNVPQLKRALTKLIERHEILRTQYVIDDNEVKQRIATNVEPDFEEVTTNLTNEQDMIQAFMEPFNLEQPSQIRVKYIHTPNQDYLFMDTHHSINDGMSNTILLSDLNALYQDKALPELKLQYKDYSEWMAHRDLSKQRRYWLQQFENEVPVLNMPTDYPRPSIKTTKGDMLVFHYEHKLKEQLKSYVEQHQMTDFMFFASAIMVLLHKYTRQDDIVIGSVISARTHRDTENMLGMFANTLVYRGRPEGDKTWKQFMSEMKETSLGAYEHQEYPFESLVNDLVDERDASHNPLFDVMLVLQNNETNHANFGHSKLTHIPPQSTTAKFDLSFIIEEDQDDYVVNIEYNTDLYSQETIHYIAQQLETIIKHVISTEDVRIQDINENENLLDWMNKHINHRSLPLPENKSIQRRLNDVMNVKASDVALKMSGQSMTYQELNHYANSIANALIQQGIHKGERVALLTERSFEMVASMIAVIKVGASYVPIDVTYPDKRIEYILEDAEVAAILTYGKSIETHIPMIKIEDIHVDENNKNLNIEYNGNLDDDIYHIYTSGTTGKPKAVSVIQRNVLNLVHAWTERLSLSDDEVYLQYANYVFDASATDFYCSLLNGYPLVIATSTERTNTEQLERLILQEKITIASIPLQVYNVMHNFYIPKVITGGATSTPAFVQHITKHCDMYINAYGPSENTVIAMCWTHTKGEPIPSTIPIGQPLANVEVYIMSGLQLCGVGIPGELCIAGESLTSGYLNRPELSAGKFIDNPFGKGRLYRSGDLARLTPDGQIEFLGRMDKQVKVHGYRIELGEIENVIDSVDTVSDSVVILANQGEREVLHAYYVGRQEDEHRIEQQLNQHLPKYMIPKTLTAIDEIPLTGNDKVDESKLPSPKVQQNGLIEPRNEIEREFAETIVDVLEIPSVSIDDDFFEIGGTSLDAMVVVSKLKLKNIHLTMQDMYQFKTIRYLADHFETRKALPKVELPDHLPQLQALVKQRYQMKHKHIVRSTLGHVLLTGATGFLGAYLIDELHGHADKITCIVRGHDLSEAQIKLQNNLKCYFDIAHTTKLINNLDIVLGNLSELDQLHIDASIDTIIHAGARTDHFGDDQAFIDVNVKSTEALVDLAKKKDAKFIYISTISVGTVFEVHEEDVSFTEKDLYKGQLFTSPYTKSKFYSEIKVLEAVNDGLDAQIMRLGNLTSASTGKLNMKNLTTNRFSIVMRDLLKMSFIGESLSKSEVEFSFIDVTARHIIKLASSNAIPVVYHVYSPHAITMKQVLDSATDSEMTVVNDRKFDQELHRLGMHELIGLNSNEDNQIPGVTDSSMTQMLLNELQDEWPEPTPKWLHQWRHLLSEKFEAQL, from the coding sequence ATGAGTATTGAAGCATTGCATTTTCAAAAGTATTTTTATTTTAAATATTTAAGACAATCATCCTCGAAACATAGGATGACATACTGGGTCAGGTTAGATAATGAGATTGAACGTCATCGATTGATGTATGCGTTATTAGGTGTTATTCAACATCAACCTATTTTACGTACACAATTTGTGACAGATGATATCAACCAATTAAGAGTAAACATTCGAGAGTTTTTCCCATTTATTGAAATTAAAGAAATTAAAGAAAGTTCTAAAAATCTCGACATTGAAGTATTCTTCAAAAATGAGTTGAATTCTTACTATTTCAATCAACTACCTCTATTTAATTTCAAAATTTATCAGTTTCTTGATGATGCATACCTACTTTTAGATTTCCATTCTACGATTTTTGATGAAAGTCAATTTAACGATTTTTTAAGACAGTTGAATACGGCTTATGCCCATTCTTTATGTCATGAACACTCAGTTTCTGATTTTTATAACATGATTAAAGAGATGAATGAAGAGACTGAACTTGTCGCTCATCAATCGAAGAATTTTAAGGTGTTAAACGCAGATCATGATAATTATGCGTATATGCCAGTTAGAAATGCATCTGAAAAGAAAAAGATGCGTAGTATCTATACGCCATTGTCATCACTTGACGTGAATCAATTAATCGTCAGTACCTATTTAGCTAATCATTTTATGAGTCAATCATCAGAAGTGACATTAGGTATTCATTTTCCGATGGAGTACGAAAAAGAAGATGAGATGATGTTGCCAAATACTAGCATAGCACCGCTTAATATGAATATTGATCAAAACGCTACGGTTGAAAGTATTATAACTGAATGTCATAAGATTCTTGAAGGATTTAAAAAGTATGGTGTGTCCTTTGTTACGCAACCAAAAGCAGAAATGCTAGAAATAGAAACGATGGTTCATATTGCAACAGTGCATCAACAATTTGAACTTAATCATATTTGTCATCATCTTAACCGTTTATATAGCGAGACGTCATCATTGGCAGATTTAGAGATTTATCCACATGTTCAAGGCGGTTTTGATTTAGTATATAATGCTCACGCTTATGATGATTTAACTGTGAATACTTTAATCAAATTAATTAGCAGTATATATATGCAAATTACACAAAATTCATCATTGTCGGTCAAAGAAATACAATTAAGTGACCAAATAGATTTAACTAAATATGACATGATTAATCAACAAAATGATGACTTAAATATCGATACCGGTTCTTATGAAACAGTTGTAGAACGTTTTGAATATCAAGTGCAACAACATCCAGAAAGTATTGCACTCATATTCGAACAACAATTAATGACATATAATGAATTAAATCAGCATGCTAATCTTTTAGCACAAAGATTACGTTCGACATATCGTATTGAGCCTAATGATACAGTGGCTTTAATTGCAGATCGTAGTTTGGAAATGATTGTTGGAATGTTAGGTATCTTGAAAGCAGGTGCAGGCTACTTACCAATTGATCCAGATTATCCTGATGAAAGAACAAATTATATTATTGAAGATGCAAGACCTAAGGCGATTGTTACGTATCATACGACATTACAATCAGACTTACCTAAAGTGAAATTAGAAACTCTAGAGTGGTCAATGGCGCATCATATCGATAATCCTCGTCGTATTAATAGTACTGAAGATATCGCCTATGTAATCTATACATCAGGGACTACTGGTAGGCCTAAAGGGACACTTGTACCACATAGAGGTATTGATCGTTTAGTACACAAACCTAATTACGTCAAACTTAATGAAACTACAACAGTCTTATTATCAGGAACTGTTGCATTTGATGCTGCAACATTTGAAATATACGGAGCGTTATTAAATGGTGGCCGTTTAGTGATCACTTCTAAAGATACATTGCTTAACCCGACACTATTAGGTCAAGCAATTGCTGAAAATAAAGTAAATACCATGTGGTTAACGTCATCATTGTTTAATCAAATTGCGAGTGAACGTATCGAAGCACTAGAATCGTTAACTTATTTACTTATTGGTGGGGAAGTGTTAAATGCTAAGTGGGTTCATTTATTAAATTCACGTGAGCGTCATCCTCAAATTATCAATGGTTATGGACCGACAGAGAATACAACATTTACTACAACATTTGCGATTCCTCCAGAGTTGCCTTCACGTATACCGATTGGTTTGCCTATTAGTGGAACGACGGTTTATGTCATGCAAGGTGAACGTATTTGTGGCGTAGGTGTTCCAGGTGAGTTGTGTATTGGCGGTGCAGGTTTGGCAAAAGGTTATTTAAATCAACCTGAATTAACTGCTGAACGCTTTATTCAGTCACCTTTTAAAAATGAAACATTATATCGAAGCGGTGATTTAGTTCGCCTGCAAGAAGATGGTAATATTGATTACATTAGCCGTATTGATAAACAAGTAAAAATACGTGGATTCAGAATAGAACTGTCAGAAATTGAAAAAGTGATTGAAGCCATACGTGATATCAACAAAGCTGTAGTCATTGTTCGAGAACAAGATCAAGACAAACAAATCGTAGCATATTATGAAGCGTCTCAATCACAATCTACAAGTCAATTGAAGGATATATTAAGTGAAACTTTACCAGATTATATGATACCGGTTCATTTCATGAAAGTAGACCGTATCCCAATTACAATTAATGGGAAATTGGATAAACGTGCTTTGCCTGAAATTGAAACGGTTGATAACGACAATTATGTTGCACCACGTAATGATATAGAAAGAATTGTTTGTCGTATTTTTGAAGAAATTTTACATGTAGATCAAGTCGGTATTAAAGATAATTTCTTTGAATTAGGTGGACACTCTCTTAGAGCAACGTTAGTCGTGAACCGTATTGAAGAGCAGTTGAAAAAACGTCTTAAAGTTGGCGATTTAATGAAATCACCTACTGTAGAACAAATTGTAGAACAAATTGAAGAAATTCAAAATGATGTTTACGAAGTGATTCCAAAAGTAGAAGAAGCTTATCAATATGAATTAAGTGCATCGCAAAAAAGTATGTATTTACTATGGAGTGTAAACCCAGAAGATACAGTTTATAACATTCCATTCCTATGGCGATTAACTTCTGAATTAAATGTACCTCAACTTAAACGAGCATTAACAAAATTAATTGAACGTCATGAAATATTGCGTACGCAATATGTGATTGACGATAATGAAGTTAAACAGCGTATTGCAACAAATGTCGAACCGGATTTCGAAGAGGTAACGACAAATCTTACAAATGAACAAGACATGATTCAAGCATTTATGGAACCATTTAATTTAGAACAACCGAGTCAGATACGCGTGAAATATATTCATACACCAAATCAAGATTACTTATTCATGGACACACATCATAGTATTAACGATGGTATGAGTAATACGATTTTATTATCTGACTTGAATGCTTTATATCAAGATAAAGCACTACCTGAACTTAAGCTCCAATATAAAGACTATAGTGAGTGGATGGCACATCGTGACTTATCTAAACAACGTCGATATTGGTTACAACAATTTGAGAATGAAGTACCTGTTTTAAACATGCCAACAGACTATCCAAGACCAAGCATTAAAACAACAAAGGGTGATATGTTGGTATTCCATTATGAGCACAAATTAAAAGAACAATTGAAATCATATGTTGAACAACATCAAATGACTGATTTTATGTTCTTTGCAAGTGCAATCATGGTATTGCTTCACAAATATACACGTCAAGATGATATCGTTATTGGTAGTGTAATCAGTGCACGTACTCATCGTGATACAGAAAATATGTTAGGGATGTTTGCGAATACACTTGTTTATCGTGGTCGACCTGAGGGAGATAAAACGTGGAAACAATTTATGTCAGAAATGAAAGAGACAAGTTTAGGTGCATATGAGCATCAAGAATATCCATTTGAGAGTCTTGTTAATGATCTTGTGGATGAACGAGATGCATCGCATAACCCATTATTTGATGTAATGCTCGTGCTTCAAAACAACGAGACCAATCATGCGAACTTTGGACATAGTAAACTCACACACATTCCACCTCAATCGACAACAGCTAAATTCGATTTATCATTTATTATTGAGGAAGATCAAGATGATTATGTTGTCAATATTGAATATAATACAGATTTATACAGCCAAGAAACAATCCACTACATTGCACAGCAACTTGAAACAATTATAAAACATGTGATTTCTACTGAAGATGTAAGAATTCAAGATATTAATGAAAATGAAAACCTCTTAGACTGGATGAATAAACACATCAATCATCGTTCTTTACCTTTACCTGAAAATAAATCTATCCAACGACGACTAAATGATGTGATGAACGTAAAAGCAAGTGATGTTGCATTAAAAATGAGTGGTCAATCTATGACTTATCAAGAGTTGAATCACTATGCCAATAGCATTGCTAATGCATTGATACAACAAGGTATTCACAAAGGTGAACGTGTTGCGCTTTTAACTGAGCGTAGTTTTGAAATGGTAGCCAGTATGATTGCTGTAATAAAAGTTGGAGCATCGTATGTACCGATAGATGTTACTTATCCTGATAAACGTATTGAATACATCTTAGAAGATGCTGAAGTAGCAGCAATCTTGACATATGGTAAGTCCATAGAAACGCACATACCAATGATTAAAATAGAAGATATTCATGTGGATGAAAATAATAAAAACTTAAATATTGAATACAATGGTAACTTAGATGATGATATTTATCATATTTATACATCAGGAACAACTGGTAAGCCAAAAGCTGTATCAGTAATACAACGTAATGTATTAAATTTGGTTCATGCTTGGACAGAAAGACTAAGTTTATCTGATGATGAAGTTTATCTACAATACGCTAATTATGTATTTGATGCTTCAGCAACTGATTTTTACTGTAGTTTATTAAATGGATATCCGCTAGTGATTGCAACGTCGACTGAACGTACAAATACAGAACAACTTGAAAGACTGATTTTACAAGAGAAAATTACAATCGCATCTATTCCATTGCAAGTTTACAATGTCATGCACAATTTCTATATTCCTAAAGTCATTACTGGCGGTGCTACAAGTACACCTGCTTTTGTGCAACATATTACTAAACATTGTGATATGTATATCAATGCTTATGGACCTTCTGAGAATACGGTTATTGCAATGTGTTGGACTCATACAAAAGGTGAGCCAATTCCTTCAACGATTCCAATTGGACAACCTTTAGCCAATGTTGAAGTTTACATTATGTCAGGACTGCAACTCTGTGGTGTTGGTATCCCTGGAGAATTATGTATTGCAGGGGAAAGTTTAACTTCAGGCTATTTAAATCGACCAGAACTTTCTGCTGGAAAATTTATAGATAACCCATTTGGTAAAGGTAGACTATATAGAAGCGGAGATTTAGCGCGTCTGACACCAGATGGTCAAATCGAGTTTCTTGGAAGAATGGATAAACAAGTTAAAGTTCATGGTTATCGTATTGAACTCGGTGAAATCGAAAATGTAATTGATTCAGTTGATACTGTGTCAGATAGTGTTGTTATTTTAGCAAACCAAGGTGAGCGTGAAGTTCTGCATGCTTATTATGTAGGGCGCCAAGAGGATGAACATCGCATAGAACAACAATTAAATCAACATTTACCAAAATATATGATTCCTAAAACGTTAACAGCTATTGATGAAATTCCATTAACTGGAAATGATAAAGTTGACGAGTCAAAATTACCTTCACCAAAAGTTCAACAAAATGGACTTATCGAACCACGTAATGAAATTGAGCGTGAATTTGCAGAAACGATTGTTGATGTATTAGAAATTCCTTCAGTAAGTATTGATGATGACTTTTTCGAAATTGGTGGTACATCATTGGATGCCATGGTTGTTGTATCAAAACTTAAATTAAAGAATATCCATCTAACAATGCAAGATATGTATCAATTTAAAACAATCCGTTATCTTGCAGATCATTTTGAAACGCGTAAAGCATTACCGAAAGTAGAGTTGCCAGATCATTTGCCACAATTACAAGCTTTAGTTAAACAACGATACCAAATGAAGCATAAACACATTGTTCGATCTACTTTGGGACATGTATTACTTACTGGAGCTACCGGATTTTTAGGGGCATATTTAATTGATGAACTGCATGGTCATGCGGACAAAATCACATGTATTGTCAGAGGTCATGATTTATCAGAAGCACAAATTAAATTGCAAAATAATTTAAAATGCTATTTCGATATAGCTCATACGACTAAATTAATAAACAATTTAGATATTGTTTTAGGTAATTTATCAGAATTAGATCAACTTCACATTGATGCATCGATTGATACTATTATTCACGCTGGTGCTCGCACTGATCACTTCGGCGACGATCAGGCATTTATCGATGTGAATGTTAAAAGTACTGAAGCTTTAGTAGATTTAGCTAAGAAAAAAGATGCAAAATTCATCTATATTTCAACAATAAGTGTTGGCACAGTATTTGAAGTACATGAAGAAGATGTTTCATTTACTGAAAAAGACTTGTATAAAGGTCAATTATTTACATCGCCTTACACGAAAAGTAAATTTTATAGTGAAATTAAAGTACTAGAAGCGGTTAACGACGGATTAGATGCTCAGATTATGAGATTAGGAAATCTCACAAGTGCATCTACTGGGAAATTAAATATGAAAAATTTAACAACGAATCGATTTAGTATCGTCATGAGAGATTTATTAAAAATGTCATTTATCGGCGAAAGTTTATCAAAATCAGAAGTTGAATTTTCATTCATCGATGTTACAGCTCGACATATTATTAAACTGGCAAGTTCTAATGCTATACCTGTTGTTTATCATGTGTATTCACCTCACGCAATAACAATGAAACAAGTTTTAGATTCTGCAACAGATTCAGAAATGACTGTTGTGAATGATCGTAAATTTGACCAAGAGTTGCATCGATTAGGAATGCATGAACTTATTGGACTCAATAGTAATGAAGACAACCAAATTCCTGGAGTTACTGATTCCTCTATGACTCAAATGTTGCTAAATGAACTACAAGATGAATGGCCGGAACCTACACCAAAATGGTTACATCAATGGCGGCACTTATTATCTGAAAAATTTGAAGCCCAATTGTAG
- a CDS encoding MDR family MFS transporter, translating into MKQLSTTLKVRLICDFFQNIIVTAFLPFIALYLTDMVNQRFAGLFLFILVIINFPISLISGHIIERLPKKTLTLTYQLILSMMLIVMAFSTSKHSALIAIFCIAYAIFSITIGMQQPVMDTIIMDAITPEVEHYIYKISYWLTNIAVTLGALIGGLMYSAHKSLLFLIAFVIYMTVFIALYIWLPKDLNKVNELSVQDSKQTRFSMKQILHSYKPAFKDTTYLLLIVGFSILTMGELSASSYISIRLKQEFDPITLFSLHITGVKMYSLLLMTNTIIVIIFTYFISKIVMKMNVKKALLIGIIFYVVGYSNLTYLNHFALLIIFMIIATIGEMVYSPILEENRFKMVPSHKRGTYSAVHALGFNLAELLARFGIILGVFLTSTEMGIYMFVLLLLGGMSLYIAVSRFNNANL; encoded by the coding sequence GTGAAGCAATTAAGTACGACTTTAAAAGTCCGATTAATATGCGATTTTTTTCAAAATATTATAGTAACAGCATTTTTACCATTTATAGCATTGTATTTAACGGATATGGTTAATCAACGATTTGCAGGTTTATTTCTCTTTATACTTGTCATTATTAACTTTCCTATATCTTTAATTTCAGGTCATATTATAGAACGTTTACCTAAAAAGACGTTGACGTTAACTTACCAATTGATTTTAAGTATGATGCTTATTGTTATGGCATTTTCAACTTCAAAACATAGCGCTTTAATTGCAATATTTTGTATTGCTTATGCTATCTTTAGTATCACTATAGGAATGCAACAACCTGTGATGGATACGATTATTATGGATGCCATTACACCCGAAGTAGAACATTATATTTATAAAATTAGTTATTGGCTTACAAACATTGCTGTGACATTAGGGGCATTGATTGGTGGATTGATGTATAGTGCGCATAAATCTTTGTTATTTTTAATTGCTTTTGTGATTTATATGACCGTATTTATCGCACTTTATATTTGGTTGCCTAAAGATTTAAACAAAGTAAATGAATTGAGCGTACAAGATTCTAAACAAACGCGTTTTTCTATGAAACAAATTTTACATAGTTATAAACCGGCTTTTAAAGACACAACGTATCTATTACTGATTGTAGGGTTTAGTATTTTAACAATGGGTGAATTATCGGCATCATCTTATATTTCAATTCGTTTGAAACAAGAATTTGATCCTATCACACTTTTTTCACTGCATATTACCGGAGTTAAAATGTACTCACTTCTATTGATGACAAATACAATTATTGTCATTATTTTTACGTATTTTATTTCAAAAATAGTTATGAAAATGAATGTCAAAAAAGCATTACTGATTGGCATTATTTTTTATGTTGTTGGGTACTCCAATCTCACTTATCTTAATCATTTTGCGTTACTTATTATATTCATGATTATAGCGACAATAGGAGAAATGGTTTATTCTCCAATTCTTGAAGAAAATCGTTTTAAAATGGTTCCTTCTCATAAAAGAGGGACATATTCAGCAGTGCATGCTTTAGGATTTAACCTAGCTGAATTACTTGCAAGATTTGGGATTATACTAGGTGTATTTTTAACCTCAACAGAGATGGGAATCTATATGTTTGTTTTATTACTACTAGGTGGCATGTCGCTTTATATTGCTGTTAGTCGTTTTAATAATGCAAATTTATAA